One Malus domestica chromosome 11, GDT2T_hap1 genomic region harbors:
- the LOC103414702 gene encoding protein FAF-like, chloroplastic, with protein MAACGSLHHIFETPLSDSPTTLLESFSSSWNQIQPLKSSNIDNNPSSTLTEMFGELHFKENNNVNSPIFSSPSMSSSSSSLTSPDVEFDPKTKIEKNEEEMKKMNGQKSPSQESFSSNYSRSQSHKSCDSFSSMNSESLQLCTEGLGFESSDEVEELFKESPPSDHGYHEDEENITVQEEKISFTKQYFPVSEISYNNNCCGGELGFRRSRSTSVGGFPPPISCISNSGKPWVCFKSYRHNGRFVLKEIRIPTQEFLHAHREDGRLKLHFVMPNDEILGEEDNDDDDDLSNKIEEQEEEEDHLDADAARDSINKEGNDEAKTNN; from the coding sequence ATGGCCGCCTGTGGAAGCCTTCATCACATTTTTGAAACCCCATTATCCGATAGCCCAACAACACTTCTTGAATCATTCTCCTCCTCATGGAATCAAATCCAGCCTCTCAAATCATCCAACATTGACAATAATCCATCGTCGACCCTCACTGAGATGTTTGGGGAGCTTCATTTCAAAGAGAATAACAATGTTAATTCTCCAATATTTTCATCACCTTCTATGTCATCCTCCTCGTCCTCATTGACATCTCCGGACGTAGAATTTGACCCTAAAACCAAGATTGAGAAAAATGAGGaggagatgaagaagatgaatggcCAGAAGAGCCCCTCACAGGAGTCTTTTTCGAGCAATTACAGTAGGTCTCAGTCCCACAAAAGCTGTGATAGCTTTTCATCAATGAATTCGGAGAGCTTGCAGTTGTGCACGGAGGGACTTGGATTCGAAAGCTCGGACGAGGTTGAGGAACTATTCAAGGAAAGTCCTCCTAGTGATCATGGATACCATGAGGATGAAGAAAACATTACTGTTCAAGAGGAGAAGATTAGTTTTACAAAGCAATATTTTCCAGTATCAGAAATTAgttataataataattgttgtggtggtgaattagggtttaggaggTCAAGGAGTACTAGTGTTGGGGGATTCCCTCCGCCGATATCCTGCATAAGCAACAGCGGGAAGCCTTGGGTTTGCTTCAAGTCTTACAGGCATAATGGCAGGTTTGTCCTCAAAGAAATCAGAATCCCCACCCAAGAGTTCTTGCATGCTCACAGGGAAGATGGGCGCCTCAAGCTGCACTTCGTCATGCCCAACGACGAAATTCTAGGTGAGGAAGACaatgacgatgatgatgatCTATCCAACAAGAtcgaagaacaagaagaagaagaagatcatCTAGATGCAGATGCTGCTCGTGATTCAATAAATAAAGAAGGAAATGATGAGGCAAAGACAAATAATTAA